The Papio anubis isolate 15944 chromosome 1, Panubis1.0, whole genome shotgun sequence genome window below encodes:
- the TEX38 gene encoding testis-expressed protein 38 isoform X3, translated as MNAAINTGPPPAVTKTETEVQNPDVLWELDIPEGRSYADQVSNPKAEDPAPLQPALQGAPQQPQASSPFPLPIFQEVPFAPPLCNLPPLLNHSVSYPSATCPERNVLFHSLPNLAHEDHSFNAKPFASEL; from the coding sequence ATGAATGCAGCCATCAACACGGGCCCTCCCCCTGCTGTCACCAAGACTGAGACTGAGGTCCAGAATCCAGATGTTCTGTGGGAGTTGGACATCCCCGAAGGCAGGAGCTATGCTGACCAAGTCAGTAACCCCAAGGCGGAAGACCCCGCTCCCCTGCAACCTGCACTGCAGGGGGCTCCACAGCAGCCCCAGGCCAGCTCCCCATTTCCACTTCCCATCTTTCAGGAGGTGCCCTTTGCCCCACCCTTGTGCAACCTACCCCCGCTGCTGAACCACTCTGTCTCCTATCCTTCAGCCACCTGTCCTGAAAGGAATGTTCTCTTCCATTCCCTCCCGAATCTGGCCCATGAAGACCACAGCTTCAATGCCAAGCCTTTTGCTTCAGAATTGTAG
- the TEX38 gene encoding testis-expressed protein 38 isoform X1 produces MWLPPHHLRAQFTLWVSLYFGFLGLCSVITGGCVIFLHWRKNLRREERAQQWVEVMRAATFTYSPLLYWINKRRRYGMNAAINTGPPPAVTKTETEVQNPDVLWELDIPEGRSYADQVSNPKAEDPAPLQPALQGAPQQPQASSPFPLPIFQEVPFAPPLCNLPPLLNHSVSYPSATCPERNVLFHSLPNLAHEDHSFNAKPFASEL; encoded by the exons ATGTGGCTGCCTCCTCATCATCTAAGGGCTCAGTTCACAT TGTGGGTCTCATTGTACTTTGGATTCCTGGGGCTGTGTTCTGTGATAACTGGAGGGTGCGTTATCTTTCTGCACTGGAGGAAGAACTTGAGGCGGGAAGAGCGTGCCCAGCAGTGGGTGGAGGTGATGAGAGCTGCCACGTTCACCTACAGCCCACTGTTGTACTGGATTAATAAGCGACGGCGCTACGGCATGAATGCAGCCATCAACACGGGCCCTCCCCCTGCTGTCACCAAGACTGAGACTGAGGTCCAGAATCCAGATGTTCTGTGGGAGTTGGACATCCCCGAAGGCAGGAGCTATGCTGACCAAGTCAGTAACCCCAAGGCGGAAGACCCCGCTCCCCTGCAACCTGCACTGCAGGGGGCTCCACAGCAGCCCCAGGCCAGCTCCCCATTTCCACTTCCCATCTTTCAGGAGGTGCCCTTTGCCCCACCCTTGTGCAACCTACCCCCGCTGCTGAACCACTCTGTCTCCTATCCTTCAGCCACCTGTCCTGAAAGGAATGTTCTCTTCCATTCCCTCCCGAATCTGGCCCATGAAGACCACAGCTTCAATGCCAAGCCTTTTGCTTCAGAATTGTAG
- the TEX38 gene encoding testis-expressed protein 38 isoform X2, which translates to MDSQQEDLRFPGMWVSLYFGFLGLCSVITGGCVIFLHWRKNLRREERAQQWVEVMRAATFTYSPLLYWINKRRRYGMNAAINTGPPPAVTKTETEVQNPDVLWELDIPEGRSYADQVSNPKAEDPAPLQPALQGAPQQPQASSPFPLPIFQEVPFAPPLCNLPPLLNHSVSYPSATCPERNVLFHSLPNLAHEDHSFNAKPFASEL; encoded by the exons ATGGATTCCCAACAGGAGGACCTGCGCTTCCCTGGGA TGTGGGTCTCATTGTACTTTGGATTCCTGGGGCTGTGTTCTGTGATAACTGGAGGGTGCGTTATCTTTCTGCACTGGAGGAAGAACTTGAGGCGGGAAGAGCGTGCCCAGCAGTGGGTGGAGGTGATGAGAGCTGCCACGTTCACCTACAGCCCACTGTTGTACTGGATTAATAAGCGACGGCGCTACGGCATGAATGCAGCCATCAACACGGGCCCTCCCCCTGCTGTCACCAAGACTGAGACTGAGGTCCAGAATCCAGATGTTCTGTGGGAGTTGGACATCCCCGAAGGCAGGAGCTATGCTGACCAAGTCAGTAACCCCAAGGCGGAAGACCCCGCTCCCCTGCAACCTGCACTGCAGGGGGCTCCACAGCAGCCCCAGGCCAGCTCCCCATTTCCACTTCCCATCTTTCAGGAGGTGCCCTTTGCCCCACCCTTGTGCAACCTACCCCCGCTGCTGAACCACTCTGTCTCCTATCCTTCAGCCACCTGTCCTGAAAGGAATGTTCTCTTCCATTCCCTCCCGAATCTGGCCCATGAAGACCACAGCTTCAATGCCAAGCCTTTTGCTTCAGAATTGTAG